A portion of the Leptospira kanakyensis genome contains these proteins:
- the lnt gene encoding apolipoprotein N-acyltransferase, with product MRKHSKIPEIKYPLLLLFPVAGLFALALEPFGFASAGFICIFLLLYFTKQLTIKSSWKYTFLSTLLFSSLVTLTSFYWIWNAIRNISGQGVFVSIILFLVYALLSFYKIGIVFFGSVFLTKQRTIKNSHFFLLVLPSLFLISDWICPMVFPVYWGDLFRNNILWRQMARFGVEVLGFVSIFSAALLYLMLLKSDKGIRHYFSYLIPIFCFFLINLYFLAESIPQGPTIHLALIQPNTPYAKREIQENEVWMTKTIQSVYDIGQEAIRNASKPIDLLVLPESAIPFLGTLDSQNPHTTYSKSFVDVTSNLVRTSNTPLVFNELVWDKGTRNTLTLLHPLNLSSERRYKQVLLPFGEYLPGEKQLPWLRNIFPETSNHIPGELTDVLSFQTKMGERVTFSSLICYEILYPDFLRKIINHSPSEFVLNLTNDSWFESLTESKQHAGAGRLRSIESGRPVVRVAVTGITTAFDPWGREMMGELQTFQKAIGYLDLPTVEKDRTTPYIEFGPGPWRIMVVFLLFFVFFHKSRADSTIK from the coding sequence ATGAGAAAACACTCAAAAATTCCGGAAATTAAATACCCTCTCCTTTTACTTTTTCCAGTCGCAGGTTTATTTGCACTGGCGTTAGAACCCTTCGGATTTGCATCCGCAGGGTTTATTTGTATCTTCCTACTTCTTTACTTCACCAAACAACTAACCATTAAATCCAGTTGGAAATATACATTCCTTTCGACATTGTTATTTTCCAGTTTAGTAACACTCACAAGTTTTTATTGGATTTGGAATGCGATTCGTAATATCTCTGGCCAGGGTGTTTTTGTTTCCATAATTCTATTTTTGGTTTATGCACTTTTATCTTTTTATAAGATTGGAATCGTTTTTTTCGGGTCTGTTTTTCTGACAAAACAGAGAACCATCAAAAACTCACATTTCTTTTTACTGGTTCTTCCGTCCTTGTTTTTAATTTCGGATTGGATTTGCCCGATGGTTTTTCCTGTGTATTGGGGGGACTTATTTCGAAACAATATCCTTTGGCGACAAATGGCGAGGTTTGGAGTTGAGGTATTAGGATTTGTTTCTATTTTCTCTGCTGCCCTTCTCTATCTCATGCTTTTAAAGTCGGATAAAGGGATCAGACATTATTTTTCTTATCTGATTCCTATCTTTTGTTTTTTCCTAATCAACTTATATTTCCTGGCAGAATCCATTCCCCAGGGCCCGACAATCCATTTGGCCCTCATTCAGCCAAACACTCCTTATGCGAAAAGAGAAATCCAAGAAAACGAAGTATGGATGACAAAAACCATACAATCCGTTTATGATATTGGCCAGGAAGCCATTCGTAATGCATCCAAACCAATAGACTTACTCGTATTACCAGAATCTGCCATTCCTTTCCTAGGGACTCTCGATTCACAAAATCCCCATACAACGTATAGCAAAAGTTTTGTGGATGTTACTTCAAATTTGGTAAGAACCAGTAATACCCCTCTTGTTTTTAATGAACTTGTTTGGGACAAAGGAACAAGGAACACACTCACCCTCCTCCATCCCCTCAACCTTTCCTCAGAAAGAAGATACAAACAAGTTCTATTACCTTTTGGAGAGTACTTACCGGGTGAAAAACAACTTCCTTGGTTACGAAACATTTTTCCGGAAACGAGCAATCATATTCCAGGAGAATTAACTGATGTTTTAAGTTTCCAAACCAAAATGGGGGAAAGGGTTACATTCAGTTCGCTGATTTGTTATGAAATCCTTTATCCTGATTTTCTTCGAAAGATCATAAATCATTCGCCTTCGGAATTTGTTCTCAATCTCACCAATGATTCCTGGTTTGAGAGTTTAACCGAATCCAAACAACACGCAGGAGCAGGAAGGCTGCGTTCGATTGAATCGGGTAGGCCCGTCGTCCGAGTTGCTGTCACTGGCATCACCACGGCCTTTGATCCATGGGGAAGAGAGATGATGGGAGAATTACAAACATTCCAAAAGGCCATCGGATACTTAGATCTTCCAACAGTGGAGAAAGATAGAACCACTCCCTATATCGAATTCGGCCCAGGTCCTTGGCGAATCATGGTGGTTTTCCTTTTATTTTTTGTTTTTTTCCATAAGTCCAGGGCCGATAGTACCATAAAATGA